In Candidatus Methylomirabilota bacterium, the genomic stretch AGTGGCCGGTCGGCTAGGAGTTCCCGTCACCAGGGTCTCCAGAGGACTTGCACCTCCTGGTCACTTTCCGGTCGGCTTTCGCCTTCCGGTTCTCGCACCGGTCTCATCCGATGCGACGCGCCATGCCCGGCGCACGGAGGTCTCGGAGGGGGCCGTGGAGGCCCCCTCCGAAGGGACTAGATGTCGGTGGGCTCCAGGCCGAACACCCACACGACCGTCATGTCCGACTCCTGGTTCGTGTAGACCATGACCGACGACTGAGGATCGGCGGTCTCCACCGACTGGACGACGACGGTCGGCTGGGCCCCGCTGGTCGGCGCCTCCGCCGGGGCGGGCATCGTGCCCGACCCGCCTCCCACCACGGGGAGCTGGGGTGTCTCCGGCGCGCGCTGCCACGGCGCCAGGACGGCGAGCACCACCAGGGCCGTCGCCGCCAGCGCCGATCCAAAGGCCAGCCGGGGATAAGTCAGCACGGGCCGCCACAGACGACGGGGCTCGGGCTCAGGCACGGACGTGGCGATCCGGGTGCGCACCTGCGGCCAGAAGGTGTCCCAGACGGCCGCGGGCGGCTCGGGAGCCTCGACCAGAAGCGCGGTCCGCAGCCGCTCGAGCGCCGCCAGCTCGGCGGCGCAGGCAGCGCATCGCGTGAGGTGGGCGGCCGTGCTGGCCCGGACCTTGGGCTCCAGCTCGCCGTCCCGGAAGGCGTCGAGTCGTCGTCGAGTGAGCCAGCACCGGATGCCCATGGTCGTCCTCACTGAAGTTAGACCGGGGCCCCGTGAGCCCTATTCAGGGCTGTCGCGGGCCCGTTTGACCTTCCCCGAAGCCGGCGTAGCTCAGTTGGTGGAGCAGTCGACCCCCCAAGTCAAGGATCCTGCGCGCCAAGTCCGCGTAATCTCAGCACGCAAGCCCGGCCACTCTGCCACTTCGCGCCGCCACTGTGGCACTGTCCGCGGGCGAGGGCCGCCGCGGTAAGCCGCCCCCTCGCCTCGCCCGCCCAGCTCAGATCGCGGACTGCGGTTCGCCGGAAGCCATGGCCGAGCTCGGTCGGCACCTGCCGGGTCGTTTCCGCGTCGACCGGGACAACCCGGAAGAACCCCGCCACACCCGGGACAGACCGATCGTCGCCTTCACGGCCGCCACGCAGAAGCCGGACGTCGACCATCTCCTCGCGGCGGGCTGCGTCCGGGCGCTGGCGAAGCCGGTGGACCCCCCGGCGCTCCGTCGCCTCCTCAGAGAGCTGCTAGGCTAGTTCGCGTCCCGGGAGCGGCGGACGCCATCCGGCGCGTGGCCAGTCCCATGCCGAGCCGGATGCAAGCGTGACCGCTTACGCAGTGGGACCCATTCGATTCACCCCTGGCCGTTGACCTCACCGGCAACATCGTGATGTGGTGATCTCGTGAGGGTCGTCAACCCGATCGCCACAGGCCGCCGACCGCAGAACCGCCGTCCGGCGCCACCGAGGGCCACCGCGAGCCGGCGACGGGCCCTCCGCAACACGCCAGACTCCACCGCCTCCCAAGCCGGCCGCGCCACCTCCGCGCAACCGCTTCGCGGTCTCGTCGTCCTGGTGGTCGAGGATCACGCGGACACCCGCGAGGTGCTGCGTCAGATGCTCGAGCACGCCGGCGCGCGAGCGCTCCTCGCCGAACACGGGCACGCCGCGCTCGACCTCCTGGAGCACGCGCACGAGCGGCCGCACATCATCCTGTGCGACCTGCTGATGCCCGAGCTCGACGGCCTAGCGTTGGCGCGGCATCTCGAAGCCGATCTCCGATGGCAGAAGATCCCCGTCCTCGCGGTCACGGCGCTCGGCGCCGCCGCGGACTACATCAACACCTGGGCCCACGGGTTCGCCGGCCATCTCGTGAAGCCCGTGGATCCGGACACTCTGATCTACGCGGTCCGACGCCTGACCCGGAAGACCGGACGCTGGCAGAAGCGCTCGCCCTGATCGGGGCTCGGCGGCCCGGGGTCCTCCGGCACTCCGTCGTGGGCGTGCCACGTCCTCCGGCGGATCGGCGGGGCGGAATCGGAGCGACTGCTCGGCGTCGTCAGCGAGGCAAGCAATCCGCCGTCATCTATGGTAGTGTGCGGCCTCGAAGCCGGCGTAGCTCAGTCGGTAGAGCAGTCGATTCGTAATCGACAGGTCGTCGGTTCGAGTCCGACCGCCGGCTCCACTAGAATCGGACAGTGAGAGGGGGCGGCCCATCGCCGCCCCCTCTCGCTTGTACGGCCCGTCCGTAACGGGCTCGCCGCCAGGCGCTCGGCGCCGCGCCCGACTGGAACAGGCTACTGCTCGGGGATGGCCGTCTCCATCCAGGCCCGCCGGAGGACGTCGGTGGTGGTGCCGAAAACTCGGCCCGCGATTTGGTCAGCACCCTCTGACCCGCGAGCCGCCGCCGCGAGGTCGACGGCCGCCTACTGGTGGCTCGGCGCCTCGCTCGTTCCGGCCGGCGTTCCCCCGAAGGTGTCGCTGGCAGTCTTGACAGGTTCAGGAGCCTTCGTAAACCGCGGGGGGTACTGGGTCCTTACCGGGGTCGCCTGGGTCTTGGTCTTGGCTTGAGCCTTCTTCTTGGCTTTGGCCTTGCCCTTGTCCTTGCCTCGGCTCTTGTCCTTCGCCATCATCTGCCTCCTCTGGTGAGCCTCACTGTATCACTTCGTCCGCTCGCGCGAGCACCGACCGGGGGATCGTCAGCCCCAGCGCCTTCGCCGGTTCGCTCGGCCGCGTCCTCGGCTCGCTCCTGCTCGGCGCGAAGCACCGCCCGGAGTCTACCCCAGAGCCGCCACCAGCGCACGTGCAGTGCGAGCGGCCGGCCAGGGCTGGTCTGGAATGCGAGCCACGCCCGCCGCCGGGAGCACGCGAGCGCGATTGCCGGGTCTCCGGCACGCGCTCGTGCTGGAGTATGATCGTCCCGGCGATGGACCCCCTGGCTGAGCTCATCGGGGAGAGTCCGGGCATGGTCGCCTTGCGGGGGCAGGTGACGCGGCTCCTCCGCCACCACGCGAGATCGCACCGCCTGCCGCCGGTCCTCCTCCAGGGCGAGACCGGCACCGGCAAGGGCGTCCTGGCCAGCGCCCTTCACCGCGCCAGCCCCCGCGCCGAGAGCTCCTTCGTCGCCGTCAACTGCGCCGCCATCCCCGAGACGCTCCTCGAGGCCGAGATGTTCGGCTTCGAGCGCGGCGCCTTCACGGACGCCCGCCAGGCCAAGCCCGGCCTCTTCCAGGCCGCCCACCGCGGCACGATCTTCCTCGACGAGATCGGCCTCCTCCCCGAGGGGCTGCAGGCCAAGCTCTTGAAGGCCATCGAGGAGCGCGAGGTCCGCCGTCTCGGCAGCACGCGGAGCGAGTCCGTCGACGTCTGGATTCTCACCGCCGCCAGCGAGGATCTCGCCCGCGCCCGGCACGCGCGCCACTTCCACGAGGCCCTCTACCACCGCCTCTCGGTCCTGACCTTCTGTCTGCCCCCGCTGCGCGAGCGCGGTGACGACGTCCTGCTCCTCGCCCGGCACTTCCTCGACCGCGTCTGCCGGGAGTACGGAATGCCGCCGACGACGTTCGCGCCGGGGGTCGAGGCAGCCTTGCGCGCCCATCCCTGGCCGGGGAACGTCCGTGAGCTCGGCAACGCGATCGAGCGGGCCGCGCTGCTGTCGGGAGGCGGGCCGGTGACGGTCGAGACCCTCGGTCTCGAGCCGGCACCCGCCGGCGGCCACGGGCGAGCGACCCGGGGCGCCGCGGTGAACCTCGGCGAGGCGGTGGACACGGTCGAGCGGGAGCACATCCTGGCGGCGCTCACCGAGACCCGGTGGAACGTCTCCCACGCCGCCGCTC encodes the following:
- a CDS encoding response regulator, which gives rise to MVEDHADTREVLRQMLEHAGARALLAEHGHAALDLLEHAHERPHIILCDLLMPELDGLALARHLEADLRWQKIPVLAVTALGAAADYINTWAHGFAGHLVKPVDPDTLIYAVRRLTRKTGRWQKRSP